A single window of Neisseria sp. KEM232 DNA harbors:
- a CDS encoding hemagglutinin repeat-containing protein: MEALGNITVSAGKDLSIRQGQIDSQNGRTTLAARGNIDISEGRRTLDLDESTYSKERGLVGSKSRLDQYRRQHDEAAGSVITGREVRTDSGGDTHIRGSQVISDDQTMVTARGGVSIEAAENRYQDWENHERKKSGLTGSLKNGVAMAGYGKTQENLQQNSVSSAVTSSQIGSLKGNTTVVAGGKLTTEAAQLYAGGDLQLQGREVSLGEAYKQNERHSEAQHKQSGFSVGITYDPYTAGKNAWVKAMQGGGYSDSIVGNWMQRSSASAKASQAAGTPVVISGGRSRSTQVQDGSSAEAVGSSLTAGRHLSIRATEGSIEARGAQIAAEGDALLYARDDIRLLAAADSRRQTGSSKRSGFSIDNRDHITPFGTFNDQGQAAGEIGSISGSTLSVGGKTRLLAEKGNIAVSGSSLVSQDDLLLKAGGNIDIRAAEHRQSQSERQVSSGIGSAVISDTEHFSGWMKNRRENEGEETLQAKSQIGSLKGSVRIDAGGAYRQTGSDVAAARDIDIAAQSVDIRTADNHGRSRQSERDLKIGTFAKISSPLIDLVNAAEGAAKSKADDRTRALQGLAAGAQAYQLADGVGKVADAVKNQTGQQGAVLLSVEAGFGFKTASKEQNQNYRQSRESSLKAGGDINIRSRAGDITVQGSNITAGDTIRLDSARDIRLQSAQDSQHQDGKNRNAGVQVGVGVSVGAQTGVYIYAEAAYGKGKNRSDSQTHQNTLLQSDKLQLSSKGNTVLNGAQAHAKRIDAEVGGTLHIESPQDTVEQESKQSGGGIRAQVALGTAWSVSGNYNQSKASGHSRSVGSQSGLFAGEGGYHITADGVRLKGGAIASAADKDHNELTARSFSFEDIRNESSYSASSMGIGAGYGGSLKGSDGFNQSAFGRASQTAGQNMNKGLNYSPTLPQHESGDSQGYTRSVLSEGNITIGGKKTSARALGIHTDSATAHHGADSVPDLQNLLDKQQIIAQSTTAIHSAVGTYRGNRAKAAAEELEKQQAAYEGSLKERNDGSYEHYLSLSDAQRQQEMLAHSPAYAQAYQEARSWGVGGSKSRALSAAETLITGALGGQGDLQLAANTLAPYAAAAIGKRFGHGEHKNEAAQAIGHFMLGAALAYANGADPLAGGSAAVAAERAAEYLAGQYDDGHTAIDPITGKFNSNLLPEHIKEEIKAQTGALASVVGAAGGSLNGTNGGNGALFDAQVAGTVGQNAVENNAAGNNTSAVTRMQSRAATLENSVYAMDFFGLLGNVPAIAAEAQKVSRARKDHWNEEARKYLLKEHGINVPLIEVMENVNGVGVIRQDTERNYKNLRAILDKVNRLKNIPPPTTATPTNRGRIGSKPIGNGISLDAPKSQQKTVDKIKQGLDKDGKLTEQVVNAWAKEMGWRVIPGGKYGSNNGFDHVFVTPTGQVVLGDSKQIVKNAMHLIPSAAGGHMQMSDNWIQTVIGKLPKNDPTIPVLEKAMGNQTLHRTVMGIDRNTGKITLVPLYFPTQQINKPKR, translated from the coding sequence ATCGAAGCGCTTGGCAACATCACCGTATCCGCCGGCAAAGACCTCAGCATCCGCCAAGGCCAAATCGACAGCCAAAACGGCCGCACCACCCTGGCCGCCCGCGGCAATATTGACATCAGCGAAGGCCGCCGCACCCTGGATCTGGACGAATCGACCTACAGCAAAGAGCGCGGTTTGGTCGGCAGCAAAAGCCGGCTGGACCAATACCGGCGCCAACACGACGAAGCAGCCGGCAGCGTGATTACCGGCCGCGAAGTCAGAACGGATTCCGGCGGCGACACCCACATCCGCGGCAGCCAAGTCATCAGCGACGACCAGACCATGGTTACCGCCCGGGGCGGGGTCAGCATCGAAGCGGCCGAGAACCGCTACCAAGATTGGGAAAACCACGAGCGCAAAAAGTCCGGCCTCACCGGCAGCCTGAAAAACGGCGTGGCGATGGCCGGTTACGGCAAGACCCAAGAAAACCTGCAACAAAACAGCGTATCGTCTGCCGTAACCTCCTCGCAGATAGGCAGCCTGAAAGGCAACACCACCGTAGTGGCGGGCGGCAAACTGACTACCGAAGCCGCACAGCTGTATGCCGGCGGCGATCTGCAGCTGCAGGGGCGCGAAGTTTCCCTTGGCGAAGCCTACAAGCAGAACGAGCGGCACAGCGAAGCGCAGCACAAACAGAGCGGCTTCTCGGTCGGCATCACTTACGACCCCTATACCGCCGGCAAAAATGCCTGGGTCAAAGCCATGCAGGGCGGCGGTTACAGCGACAGTATTGTCGGCAACTGGATGCAGCGCAGCAGCGCCTCCGCCAAAGCCAGCCAGGCGGCGGGTACACCCGTTGTCATCAGCGGCGGCCGCAGCCGCAGCACGCAGGTGCAGGATGGCAGCAGCGCCGAAGCCGTCGGCAGCTCGCTGACAGCCGGCCGCCATCTCAGCATCCGTGCCACCGAAGGCAGCATCGAAGCCAGAGGCGCACAGATCGCCGCCGAAGGCGATGCCCTGCTGTATGCCCGCGACGACATCCGGCTGCTGGCCGCGGCCGACAGCCGCCGGCAAACCGGCAGCAGCAAGCGCAGCGGTTTCTCCATCGACAACCGCGACCATATCACCCCCTTCGGCACCTTTAACGATCAGGGGCAGGCTGCGGGTGAGATCGGCAGCATCAGCGGCAGCACCCTGTCCGTGGGCGGTAAAACCCGTCTGCTTGCCGAAAAAGGCAATATCGCCGTCAGCGGCAGCAGTCTGGTCTCCCAAGACGACCTGCTGCTTAAAGCCGGCGGCAACATCGACATCCGCGCCGCCGAACACCGCCAAAGCCAGAGCGAGCGCCAAGTTTCTTCCGGCATCGGCAGTGCCGTTATTTCCGACACCGAGCACTTTAGCGGCTGGATGAAAAACCGCCGCGAGAACGAAGGCGAAGAAACCCTGCAGGCCAAGAGCCAAATCGGCAGCCTGAAAGGCAGCGTTCGCATCGACGCCGGTGGCGCCTACCGCCAAACCGGCAGTGATGTTGCCGCTGCCCGCGATATTGACATTGCCGCTCAAAGCGTCGATATCCGCACCGCCGACAATCACGGCCGCAGCCGCCAAAGCGAGCGCGACCTTAAAATCGGCACCTTCGCCAAAATCTCCTCGCCGCTGATTGATTTGGTCAACGCTGCCGAAGGTGCTGCCAAAAGCAAAGCCGACGACCGCACCCGCGCCCTGCAGGGTCTAGCCGCCGGCGCCCAAGCCTACCAGCTGGCCGATGGCGTCGGCAAAGTGGCCGACGCCGTCAAAAACCAAACCGGCCAGCAAGGCGCCGTCCTCTTGTCCGTCGAAGCCGGCTTCGGCTTTAAAACCGCCAGCAAGGAACAAAACCAAAACTACCGCCAAAGCCGCGAAAGCAGCCTGAAAGCCGGCGGCGACATCAATATCCGCAGCCGCGCGGGCGACATTACCGTCCAAGGCAGCAACATTACTGCGGGCGACACCATTCGCCTCGATTCCGCGCGCGATATCCGGCTGCAGTCGGCCCAAGACAGCCAACATCAGGACGGCAAAAACCGCAATGCCGGCGTACAAGTCGGCGTCGGCGTTTCCGTTGGTGCCCAAACCGGCGTCTATATCTATGCCGAAGCCGCCTACGGCAAAGGCAAAAACCGTTCGGACAGCCAAACCCATCAAAACACCCTGCTGCAATCGGACAAACTGCAGCTCAGCAGCAAGGGCAATACCGTGCTGAACGGTGCCCAAGCCCATGCAAAACGCATCGACGCTGAAGTCGGCGGCACACTGCACATCGAAAGCCCGCAGGACACTGTCGAACAGGAGAGCAAACAAAGCGGCGGCGGCATCCGCGCCCAAGTCGCGCTCGGTACCGCATGGAGCGTATCCGGCAACTACAACCAAAGCAAAGCCAGCGGCCACAGCCGCAGCGTCGGCAGCCAGAGCGGTCTCTTTGCCGGCGAAGGCGGTTATCACATCACAGCCGACGGTGTCCGGCTCAAAGGCGGCGCCATCGCTTCTGCCGCAGACAAAGACCACAACGAACTCACCGCCCGCAGTTTCAGCTTTGAAGACATCCGCAACGAAAGCAGCTACAGCGCCAGCAGCATGGGCATCGGTGCCGGTTATGGCGGCAGCCTGAAAGGCAGCGACGGCTTCAATCAAAGCGCCTTCGGCCGTGCGTCCCAAACCGCCGGCCAGAACATGAACAAAGGCCTCAACTACAGCCCCACCCTGCCGCAGCATGAAAGCGGCGACAGCCAAGGCTATACCCGCTCGGTACTCAGCGAAGGCAACATCACCATCGGCGGCAAAAAAACCAGCGCCCGCGCTCTCGGCATCCATACCGATTCGGCCACTGCCCATCACGGTGCCGACAGCGTTCCCGATCTGCAAAACCTACTCGACAAACAGCAAATCATTGCCCAATCGACTACCGCCATCCACAGTGCCGTCGGCACCTATAGGGGCAACCGTGCCAAAGCGGCAGCCGAAGAGCTGGAAAAACAACAGGCCGCTTACGAAGGCAGCCTGAAAGAGCGTAACGACGGCAGCTACGAACACTACCTCAGCCTAAGCGACGCACAACGGCAGCAGGAGATGCTGGCCCATTCCCCCGCCTACGCCCAAGCCTACCAAGAAGCCCGAAGCTGGGGCGTAGGCGGCAGCAAAAGCCGTGCGCTTAGCGCCGCCGAAACCCTGATTACCGGCGCATTGGGCGGCCAGGGGGATCTGCAGCTGGCGGCCAATACTTTGGCGCCGTATGCTGCAGCCGCCATCGGCAAGCGCTTCGGCCACGGTGAACACAAAAACGAAGCCGCGCAAGCAATCGGCCACTTTATGCTCGGCGCGGCCTTGGCCTACGCCAACGGCGCCGACCCGCTTGCCGGCGGCAGCGCTGCCGTTGCCGCCGAACGCGCAGCCGAATACCTGGCCGGACAATACGATGACGGCCATACCGCGATTGACCCGATAACGGGGAAATTCAATTCCAATCTTCTGCCCGAACACATTAAGGAAGAGATCAAAGCGCAGACCGGGGCGCTTGCTTCGGTGGTCGGTGCGGCCGGAGGCAGCCTGAACGGCACGAACGGCGGCAACGGAGCGTTGTTTGATGCGCAGGTTGCCGGGACGGTCGGGCAGAATGCGGTGGAGAATAATGCTGCAGGGAATAATACTTCTGCTGTTACGCGGATGCAGAGTAGAGCCGCAACATTAGAAAACTCAGTCTATGCAATGGATTTTTTTGGTCTCCTGGGAAATGTCCCAGCTATTGCTGCCGAAGCCCAAAAAGTATCCAGAGCAAGGAAGGATCATTGGAATGAAGAAGCCCGCAAATACCTGCTTAAAGAACATGGTATCAATGTTCCATTGATAGAAGTAATGGAAAATGTCAATGGAGTGGGGGTCATACGTCAAGATACCGAACGAAATTATAAAAATCTTCGGGCAATACTAGATAAAGTTAACAGACTCAAAAATATCCCACCCCCAACTACTGCAACCCCTACTAATCGAGGCCGTATAGGCAGCAAACCTATTGGAAACGGGATTTCATTAGATGCGCCCAAATCACAGCAGAAAACGGTGGATAAGATCAAACAGGGTTTGGATAAAGACGGAAAGCTGACCGAGCAAGTGGTTAACGCTTGGGCAAAAGAAATGGGCTGGCGGGTCATTCCCGGCGGCAAATACGGCAGCAACAACGGCTTTGACCATGTTTTTGTCACACCCACCGGACAGGTTGTTTTGGGGGACAGCAAACAGATCGTGAAAAATGCCATGCATCTGATCCCCAGTGCGGCAGGCGGGCATATGCAAATGAGTGACAATTGGATACAAACCGTTATCGGCAAATTGCCAAAAAATGACCCGACTATTCCTGTCTTAGAAAAAGCAATGGGTAATCAGACATTGCATAGAACCGTGATGGGCATTGACAGAAACACAGGAAAAATTACTCTTGTTCCCTTATACTTCCCCACTCAACAAATAAACAAACCGAAGAGGTAA